In the Sulfurovum sp. UBA12169 genome, TATTGCCGCTTTTTTTAAGGAAAGAAAACTTCTTTATCTCAGACCAAAAGAGATTTCGTTTGACAGCAAGAGTTTCTTGGAAAAAAAAAGGATAATTTTAGAAGAACAAATTATCTATGAAACCTCTTGTGTAAAATACGATAAAGAAAAAGCACCCCCTCAAGATGCGATCATTATTTTTACCTCCCCTTCCTCGGTGGCATGCTTTTTAAAAAGTTTTGAATGGAATCCAGGCTATACCGCAGTGGTGATAGGAGAGGCTACGCTTAAGCATTTACCTGAGAATGCGAAGTGTGCGGTTGCAGAGGAACCCTTGATAGATGCCTGCATTAAAAAAGCAAAAGAATTGCAAAATCATAACATTAAACCTGCCTCTAACTCCAAATAGGTTATAATTAAATAACCTGGGTGGTGCGACAACTGTATTTGGGGTCCAACATATATGTTTGGTGGGATACGTAGCAGATCGGTGTGCGGATGGTTTCGTTTGAGCACGGCTTAAAGCCTGCGAGAAATTGTCCCCTAAAGAGATGCTCTCTCCCGCATCGTTGGCTAATTAGGGCCGACTTG is a window encoding:
- a CDS encoding uroporphyrinogen-III synthase — protein: MRPIYLLSPSVKEGVNALPVIAFSLVAQKIDFDECDTLVFTSKQAVVSADMIDKRWKEYPCIAIGPATAKQIRQLGGEVIYEPKNFYGEVLALDIAAFFKERKLLYLRPKEISFDSKSFLEKKRIILEEQIIYETSCVKYDKEKAPPQDAIIIFTSPSSVACFLKSFEWNPGYTAVVIGEATLKHLPENAKCAVAEEPLIDACIKKAKELQNHNIKPASNSK